One segment of Mycolicibacterium sp. YH-1 DNA contains the following:
- the cbiE gene encoding precorrin-6y C5,15-methyltransferase (decarboxylating) subunit CbiE: protein MSGRIVVVGIGADGMAGLGQVSAGELQGAAVVFGSDRQLALLDESVSAQRRPWPSPMLPALKGLLDEVAGDVHVVASGDPLMHGVGATLIRLFGPERVTVLPHVSSVTLACARLGWPVQDTEVISLVTAEPHTAVRRGGRAVVLSRDGSSPAELAALLAGTGRGDSEFTVLEQLGGPDERRRTATAAQWAARPPGDVGDLNVVAVRYLPDHRRFATLPDDAFAHDGQLTKQAMRAVTLAALAPRPGELLWDVGSGSGSIAIEWCRAGTGCRAVAFERDTQRRARITENARAFGVGVDVHFDAPAAFDNVAAPAVIFIGGGLTQPGLLDACWERLPIGGRLVANAVTVESEAAIAQGYSRHGGELRRFQHYRGEAVGAFTGWRPAMPVTQWLVTKS from the coding sequence ATGAGCGGACGCATCGTCGTGGTCGGGATCGGCGCCGACGGTATGGCGGGCCTGGGGCAGGTGTCCGCGGGGGAGCTGCAGGGCGCGGCCGTCGTGTTCGGCTCCGATCGCCAGCTGGCCCTCCTCGACGAGTCGGTGTCGGCGCAGCGCAGGCCGTGGCCGTCGCCGATGCTGCCCGCACTGAAGGGCCTGCTGGACGAGGTGGCCGGTGACGTACACGTGGTGGCCAGTGGCGATCCGCTGATGCACGGTGTCGGTGCCACGTTGATCCGGCTGTTCGGCCCGGAGCGGGTGACAGTGCTACCGCACGTGTCGTCGGTGACCCTGGCGTGCGCGCGGCTCGGGTGGCCCGTACAGGACACCGAGGTGATCAGCCTGGTCACTGCCGAGCCCCACACCGCGGTGCGCCGCGGCGGCCGGGCCGTGGTGCTGTCCCGGGACGGATCCAGCCCCGCTGAGCTGGCGGCGCTGCTCGCCGGAACGGGACGCGGAGACTCCGAGTTCACGGTGCTCGAGCAACTCGGCGGGCCGGATGAGCGTCGCCGCACCGCGACCGCGGCGCAGTGGGCTGCGCGGCCGCCGGGCGACGTCGGTGACCTCAACGTCGTCGCCGTGCGCTACCTGCCCGATCACCGGCGGTTCGCGACGCTGCCCGACGACGCCTTCGCTCACGACGGTCAGCTCACCAAACAGGCGATGCGCGCCGTCACGCTGGCGGCGCTGGCACCGCGGCCCGGTGAGCTGCTGTGGGATGTTGGCTCCGGCTCGGGCAGCATCGCCATCGAGTGGTGTCGCGCCGGGACCGGTTGTCGCGCCGTGGCATTCGAACGCGATACGCAACGCCGCGCACGGATCACCGAGAACGCGAGGGCCTTCGGGGTCGGCGTCGACGTGCACTTCGATGCGCCTGCGGCGTTCGACAACGTGGCGGCACCGGCGGTGATCTTCATCGGGGGCGGATTGACTCAACCCGGTCTGCTGGACGCCTGCTGGGAGCGGCTTCCGATCGGCGGCCGGCTGGTCGCCAACGCGGTGACGGTGGAGTCCGAAGCCGCTATCGCGCAGGGCTATTCGAGGCATGGTGGTGAGTTGCGAAGATTTCAGCACTATCGCGGCGAGGCGGTCGGCGCGTTCACCGGCTGGCGGCCCGCGATGCCGGTGACGCAGTGGCTGGTGACCAAGTCATGA
- the cobM gene encoding precorrin-4 C(11)-methyltransferase, whose protein sequence is MTVYFIGAGPGAADLITVRGQRLLQRCPVCLYAGSIMPEDLLALCPPEAKVIDTGPLNLDQIISELAAAHAAGLDVARLHSGDPSLYSALAEQCRRLDALGVDWEIVPGVPAFAAAAAALGRELTVPGVAQTVTLSRVATLSTAMPPGEDLQSLCAPGATLVLHLAAAQIDTIVPDLLAGGYTPETPCAVVAFASWPSETVIKCTLGELAQRVHAEGVTRTAVIIVGNVLAAEGFTDSFLYSADRRRGSRH, encoded by the coding sequence ATGACGGTGTACTTCATCGGCGCCGGACCCGGCGCGGCAGACCTGATCACCGTGCGTGGGCAGCGGCTGCTGCAGCGCTGCCCCGTGTGCCTCTACGCCGGGTCGATCATGCCCGAGGACCTGCTGGCGCTGTGCCCGCCCGAGGCGAAGGTCATCGACACCGGGCCGCTGAACCTCGATCAAATCATCTCCGAGCTCGCGGCCGCACACGCCGCCGGTCTCGACGTCGCCCGACTGCACTCCGGTGACCCGTCGCTGTACAGCGCGCTGGCCGAACAGTGCCGCAGGCTAGACGCATTGGGCGTGGACTGGGAGATCGTCCCGGGGGTGCCCGCATTCGCGGCCGCGGCGGCCGCGCTGGGTCGCGAGCTCACGGTGCCGGGGGTGGCGCAGACGGTGACGCTGAGCCGGGTGGCGACGCTGTCGACGGCGATGCCGCCGGGGGAGGATCTGCAGTCGTTGTGCGCTCCCGGCGCGACGCTGGTGCTGCACCTCGCGGCGGCGCAGATCGACACGATCGTGCCGGATCTGCTCGCCGGCGGCTACACCCCCGAGACGCCCTGCGCGGTGGTGGCGTTCGCGAGTTGGCCCAGCGAGACGGTGATCAAGTGCACGCTGGGTGAACTCGCGCAGCGCGTGCACGCCGAGGGCGTCACACGCACGGCGGTCATCATCGTCGGCAATGTGCTTGCGGCCGAGGGCTTCACCGACAGCTTTCTGTACTCGGCCGACCGTCGCCGCGGAAGCCGACACTGA
- a CDS encoding cobalt-precorrin-6A reductase, with protein MTRVLLLGGTSEARALAARLHPQTDIVSSLAGRVPDPALPVGPVRIGGFGGVAGLTRWLADNDIGAVVDATHPFAATITANATAACRETGVPHLVLARPAWAPGDAIVVESDVAAANTVAESGFSRVFLTTGRSGAAAFARVDAWFLIRAVTPPQDHELPPRHELLLSRGPYHLDGERDLLVAKQIDALVTKNSGGSMTRAKLDAAHELGVPVVMVDRPALPEGVHAVPTVAEAVDWVRAL; from the coding sequence ATGACCCGTGTCCTGCTGCTCGGTGGCACCTCCGAGGCGCGTGCGCTGGCCGCACGATTGCATCCGCAGACCGATATCGTCAGCTCACTGGCTGGACGGGTGCCCGACCCGGCGCTACCCGTCGGGCCGGTGCGAATCGGCGGTTTCGGAGGCGTCGCCGGCCTGACCCGGTGGCTGGCGGACAACGACATCGGCGCAGTCGTCGACGCAACCCATCCGTTCGCGGCCACCATCACCGCGAACGCGACCGCGGCGTGTCGCGAAACCGGCGTGCCGCACCTGGTGCTGGCCCGGCCGGCGTGGGCGCCCGGTGACGCCATCGTGGTCGAATCCGATGTGGCTGCTGCCAACACCGTTGCCGAGAGCGGCTTCTCGCGGGTCTTCTTGACCACGGGCCGCAGCGGCGCGGCGGCGTTCGCCCGTGTCGATGCGTGGTTTCTGATCAGGGCGGTGACACCGCCGCAGGACCATGAGCTGCCGCCCCGCCACGAACTACTCCTGTCGCGGGGCCCCTATCATCTCGACGGCGAGCGGGATCTGCTGGTGGCCAAGCAGATTGACGCGTTGGTGACCAAGAACAGCGGTGGCTCCATGACGCGGGCCAAGCTGGACGCCGCACACGAGCTCGGGGTTCCCGTCGTCATGGTGGACCGCCCGGCGCTGCCCGAGGGTGTGCATGCGGTGCCGACCGTCGCCGAGGCGGTCGACTGGGTTAGAGCGCTCTGA
- a CDS encoding phosphotransferase family protein → MTSGSGMALSIPRSPADVTPQWLQTVLQAEISSVDVTPIGTGQTGATYRIAVGYASEHPELPATFAIKLSSQDDAVRERVALGYRSEHAFYADVAGLVRIPIPQHFYCDISSDGGDFVLLLADMAPAVQGDQIGGCSSAEAALGVKALAGLHGPTWCDPRWVDFPGLAMSLTTDDAIKGLGDIAVMATQITLERLGTRMSAEDRDTTTEAMSMVAQWLLADRDRFSLMHGDYRLDNMLFDPDRTRVTVVDWQTLGVGLPARDLAYFTGTSLLPAARASSDEDLVSTYYAELLSYGIADYDRETCWRDYRVGMLQVPLLSVLGCAFAISTERGDDMMLVMLERGCQAIRDLGSLELVRAL, encoded by the coding sequence ATGACCTCTGGCTCCGGGATGGCCCTCTCAATTCCCCGTAGCCCGGCGGACGTGACGCCGCAATGGCTGCAGACCGTGCTGCAGGCCGAGATCAGTTCGGTCGACGTGACTCCGATCGGGACCGGGCAGACCGGCGCCACCTACCGCATCGCGGTCGGCTACGCATCCGAGCACCCCGAACTGCCCGCCACCTTCGCGATCAAACTGTCATCCCAGGACGACGCCGTACGCGAACGGGTGGCGCTCGGCTACCGGTCGGAACACGCCTTCTATGCCGACGTTGCCGGCCTCGTCCGTATCCCGATCCCGCAGCACTTCTACTGCGACATCTCCTCCGACGGCGGCGATTTCGTTCTGCTGCTCGCCGATATGGCACCCGCCGTGCAGGGCGACCAGATCGGCGGATGCTCGTCGGCCGAGGCGGCCCTGGGAGTCAAGGCGTTGGCCGGACTGCACGGACCCACCTGGTGCGACCCCAGGTGGGTCGACTTCCCTGGCTTGGCCATGTCGTTGACGACCGATGACGCCATCAAGGGTCTCGGTGACATCGCGGTGATGGCCACCCAGATCACACTGGAACGGCTCGGCACACGGATGAGCGCCGAGGACCGCGATACGACGACCGAGGCCATGTCGATGGTCGCGCAGTGGCTGCTGGCCGACCGCGACCGATTCTCACTGATGCACGGTGACTATCGCCTCGACAACATGCTGTTCGACCCCGACCGGACTCGCGTGACCGTCGTGGACTGGCAGACACTGGGTGTCGGTCTGCCCGCGCGGGACCTGGCCTACTTCACCGGAACCAGCCTGCTCCCCGCCGCGCGGGCATCCTCCGACGAGGACCTGGTCTCCACCTACTACGCGGAGCTATTGAGTTACGGCATCGCCGATTACGACCGCGAGACATGCTGGCGCGACTACCGGGTGGGCATGCTGCAGGTGCCGCTGCTGTCGGTACTCGGGTGCGCCTTCGCCATCTCGACCGAGCGCGGCGACGACATGATGCTGGTGATGCTCGAGCGCGGCTGTCAGGCGATCCGCGATCTGGGCAGCCTGGAACTCGTCAGAGCGCTCTAA
- a CDS encoding precorrin-2 C(20)-methyltransferase: MSQVGTLWGVGLGPGDPELVTVKAARVIGEADVVAYHSARHGRSIARRIAEPYLRDGQIEEHLVYPVTIETTDHPGGYAGAMEDFYRESADRIAVHLEAGRNVALLAEGDPLFYSSYMHMHTRLTSRFQAVIVPGVTSVSAASAATGTPLVQGDEVLTILPGTLPPDELRRRLRDTDAAVVLKLGRSYPAVREALSATGRIDDAFYVERASTTEQRVLPAADADADAVPYFALAMLPGMTPRPAQSQGSVAVIGLGPGDADWITPQSRRELAAATDLIGYGPYLDRIGARDGQTRHPSDNTDEPARARLACELAEQGRAVAVISSGDPGVFAMATAVLEEAEDWPGVDVRVIPAMTAAQAVASRVGAPLGHDYAVISLSDRLKPWDVIAARLTAAATADMVLAIYNPASKTRTWQVGAMRDLLLEHRDPATPVVIGRDVSGPKEHVKVVALGDLDPADVDMRCLLIIGSSQTRWQSNGSGDRVYTLRRYPG, from the coding sequence ATGAGCCAAGTCGGAACCCTCTGGGGTGTGGGACTGGGCCCCGGCGACCCTGAACTCGTCACCGTCAAGGCGGCCCGTGTGATCGGTGAGGCCGACGTCGTGGCCTATCACAGCGCGCGCCACGGCCGCAGCATCGCTCGCCGCATCGCCGAGCCATACCTGCGCGACGGTCAGATCGAGGAGCACCTCGTCTACCCCGTGACCATCGAGACCACCGACCACCCCGGTGGTTACGCGGGCGCGATGGAGGACTTCTACCGCGAGTCAGCCGACCGCATCGCCGTCCACCTCGAAGCCGGCCGCAATGTCGCGCTGCTGGCCGAGGGCGACCCGCTCTTCTACAGCTCCTACATGCACATGCACACCCGGCTCACCTCGCGATTCCAGGCGGTCATCGTGCCAGGGGTGACCTCGGTGAGCGCAGCATCGGCCGCTACCGGCACGCCGTTGGTACAGGGCGACGAGGTGCTGACGATCCTGCCCGGCACCCTGCCACCCGACGAGCTGCGCAGGCGGCTGCGGGATACCGACGCCGCGGTGGTGCTCAAGCTCGGCCGGTCCTACCCGGCTGTGCGGGAGGCACTCTCGGCGACGGGCCGGATCGACGACGCGTTCTACGTGGAACGGGCCAGCACCACCGAGCAGCGCGTGTTGCCCGCAGCCGACGCCGACGCCGACGCGGTGCCCTACTTCGCCCTGGCGATGCTGCCCGGTATGACACCGCGACCGGCACAGTCCCAGGGCAGTGTCGCGGTGATCGGGCTGGGTCCCGGTGACGCCGACTGGATCACCCCTCAGTCCCGACGTGAACTGGCCGCCGCCACCGACCTGATCGGCTACGGGCCGTATCTGGACCGCATCGGCGCCCGTGACGGTCAGACGCGGCACCCCAGCGATAACACCGACGAACCGGCCCGTGCCCGACTCGCCTGCGAGCTCGCCGAGCAGGGCCGCGCGGTGGCCGTCATCTCCTCGGGTGATCCCGGTGTGTTCGCGATGGCCACCGCCGTGCTCGAGGAGGCCGAGGACTGGCCCGGTGTCGACGTGCGGGTGATACCCGCGATGACGGCGGCCCAGGCCGTCGCCAGCCGGGTCGGGGCGCCACTCGGGCACGACTACGCCGTCATATCGCTGTCCGATCGGCTCAAGCCGTGGGACGTCATCGCCGCGAGGCTCACCGCCGCAGCCACCGCCGACATGGTGCTGGCGATCTACAACCCCGCCTCCAAGACCAGGACATGGCAGGTCGGCGCCATGCGCGACCTGCTGCTCGAGCACCGCGACCCCGCCACCCCGGTGGTGATCGGCCGTGATGTGTCCGGTCCGAAGGAGCACGTCAAGGTCGTGGCGCTGGGCGATCTCGACCCCGCCGACGTCGACATGCGATGCCTGCTCATCATCGGCTCGTCGCAGACCCGGTGGCAGTCCAACGGATCCGGTGACCGCGTCTACACGCTCCGCCGATACCCCGGCTGA
- a CDS encoding precorrin-8X methylmutase, producing MLDYTRDAAEIYRQSFATIRAEADLARFPDDVSRVVVRLIHTCGQVDVTEHVAFTDDVVTRAHAALTSGAPVLCDSSMVAAGITRSRLPADNEVVSLVADPRAADLAAQLGSTRSAAAVDLWADRLGGAVVAIGNAPTALFRLLELLDEGAPTPAAVLGGPVGFVGSAQSKQELIERPRGMSYLVVTGRRGGSAMAAAAVNAIASVHE from the coding sequence GTGCTGGACTACACCCGCGACGCGGCGGAGATCTACCGGCAGTCGTTCGCAACCATTCGCGCGGAGGCTGACCTGGCGCGCTTCCCCGACGATGTGTCACGCGTCGTGGTGCGCCTGATCCACACCTGCGGGCAGGTCGACGTCACCGAACACGTCGCGTTCACCGACGACGTGGTCACCCGCGCCCATGCCGCGCTGACCTCGGGCGCACCGGTGCTGTGCGACTCGTCGATGGTGGCCGCGGGTATCACCCGGTCACGACTTCCCGCCGACAACGAGGTCGTCTCGCTGGTCGCCGATCCCCGCGCCGCCGATCTTGCCGCCCAGCTCGGCAGCACCCGCTCGGCTGCCGCGGTCGACCTGTGGGCCGATCGCCTCGGCGGCGCGGTAGTGGCCATCGGCAACGCCCCGACGGCTCTGTTCCGGTTGCTCGAACTGCTCGACGAGGGTGCACCGACGCCCGCGGCGGTGCTGGGCGGACCCGTCGGCTTCGTCGGATCGGCCCAGTCCAAACAGGAGCTGATCGAGCGTCCACGCGGTATGTCCTACCTGGTGGTGACCGGCAGACGCGGCGGAAGTGCGATGGCCGCCGCCGCGGTCAACGCGATTGCGAGCGTCCACGAATGA
- the cobG gene encoding precorrin-3B synthase — translation MARDRDDDACPGALQVHQAADGALARVRLPGGMIDAGQLAALAIAAQRFGSPAMELTSRGNIQIRAVSDPPALADAIAAAGLLPSASHERVRNIVASPLSGRHGGEGDVRPLVLGLDEAIQGDPRLARLPGRFMFALDDGRGDVSGLGADVGVHLLTPDHAALLVAGVDTGVRVPAADVITTLTAVAARFVDVRGKSWRAKELDDADVLLTGLPRTAEPGRTWPPVMAPPVGWIAQRDGRVALGAAVPLGVLEARAAAFLAAVDAPLVITPWRSVVVCDVDEDVADAALRVLAPQGLVFDATSPWLSVSACTGSPGCDHSAADVRRDAADAALQPADTHRHFVGCERACGAPPVGEVLVATGDGYVPRHP, via the coding sequence CAGGTGCACCAGGCCGCGGACGGCGCGTTGGCACGGGTGCGGCTTCCGGGCGGGATGATCGACGCCGGGCAGTTGGCCGCACTGGCCATCGCCGCGCAGCGCTTCGGCTCACCGGCAATGGAACTCACCTCGCGCGGCAACATCCAGATTCGTGCCGTCAGCGATCCACCGGCGCTCGCCGATGCCATCGCCGCCGCCGGGCTCCTCCCCTCGGCCAGCCACGAGCGGGTGCGCAATATCGTCGCCTCACCGCTGTCGGGTCGCCACGGCGGCGAGGGGGACGTCCGCCCCCTGGTGCTGGGTCTGGACGAGGCCATCCAGGGCGATCCCCGACTCGCGCGGCTGCCCGGACGGTTCATGTTCGCCCTCGACGACGGCCGCGGCGACGTGTCGGGCCTGGGTGCCGATGTCGGCGTGCACCTGCTGACACCCGATCACGCGGCACTGCTGGTCGCCGGTGTCGACACCGGCGTGCGCGTGCCGGCGGCTGACGTCATCACCACGCTGACCGCCGTCGCCGCCAGGTTCGTCGATGTGCGCGGAAAGTCCTGGCGCGCGAAGGAACTCGACGATGCCGACGTTCTGCTGACGGGTCTGCCGAGAACCGCCGAGCCGGGCCGGACCTGGCCACCCGTGATGGCTCCGCCGGTCGGGTGGATCGCCCAACGCGATGGCAGGGTCGCACTCGGCGCCGCCGTGCCGTTGGGCGTACTGGAGGCCAGAGCCGCCGCGTTCCTGGCCGCTGTCGACGCGCCGCTGGTGATCACGCCGTGGCGGTCGGTGGTGGTGTGCGATGTCGACGAGGACGTCGCGGATGCCGCGCTGCGGGTTTTGGCGCCCCAGGGCCTGGTGTTCGATGCCACCTCGCCGTGGCTGTCGGTCAGCGCCTGCACTGGCAGCCCGGGATGCGATCACTCGGCCGCTGATGTCCGTCGCGACGCGGCGGACGCCGCCCTGCAGCCCGCCGACACCCACCGGCACTTCGTCGGGTGTGAACGCGCCTGCGGGGCGCCGCCCGTCGGTGAGGTACTGGTGGCGACCGGGGACGGCTACGTGCCACGCCACCCGTAG